In the genome of Apodemus sylvaticus chromosome 2, mApoSyl1.1, whole genome shotgun sequence, one region contains:
- the LOC127678557 gene encoding TRPM8 channel-associated factor 1 isoform X2: MATPSAAFEALMNGVTSWDIPKDSVPCELLLIGEASFPIMVNDVGQVLIAASTYGRGRMVVASHEDFFLESQLFVFLVNAVGWLRSSPELAIGVHSSLAPLVKILESCGIEAKIEPEVNDSLGVYCIDAYNETMTDKLVQFVKRGGGLLIGGEAWDWEPQNDDDDDRVLFAFPGNLVTSVAGVYFTDNKADTSFFKVSKKMPKIPILVRCDDDLSEDRDELLRGIIDLDITNSDCFPSQLLVHGSLAFPVGLDTYHGCVIAAARYGRGRVVVTGHKVLFTVGKLGPFLLNAVRWLDGGRRGKIVVQTELRTLSGLLAVGGIDTSIEPHLTRDASVYCFEPTSDVGIKELQEFVAEGGGLFVGTQAWWWAFKNPGVSPLARFPGNLLLNAFGISITSQSLNPGPFHIPKAGKRIYHFRSTLAEFQMIMGRKRGNVEKGWLAKLGPDGATFLQIPAEEVPAYMSVHRLLRKLMSRYRLPVATRENPIINDCCRGAMLSLATGLANSGSDLSLLIPEIEDAYSSRYLRPSPSPITVKVNCNNPGTRYCWMSTGLYVPGRQVIEVSLPASAVSADLKIQIGCHTDDLSRASKLFRGPLVINRCCLDKPTKSVSCLWGGLLYIIVPQHSKLGSVPFIVKGAVRAPFYKLGETSKEVWKRRLLEYPGPWGELATKNIILTVPTANLRTLENPEPLLRLWDEMMQAVAKLGGESFPLRLPQRIVADVQISVGWMHAGYPIMCHLESVQELISEKLIRTKGLWGLVHELGRNQQRQEWEFPPHSTEATCNLWCVYVHETVLGIPRSRANIALWPPVREKRVRIYLSKGPSVKNWNAWTALETYLQLQEAFGWEPFIRLFTEYRNHTISSPTDNVDKMNLWVKMFSQKVQKNLAPFFEAWGWPIQKEVATSLASLPEWKENIMKLYILTQM, from the exons ATGGCAACTCCCTCAGCTGCCTTTGAGGCCCTTATGAATGGAGTAACAAGTTGGGATATCCCCAAGGATTCTGTTCCATGTGAACTTCTTCTTATTGGAGAGGCTTCATTTCCTATAATGGTGAATGACGTGGGCCAGGTCCTCATTGCTGCCTCTACCTATGGTAGAGGTCGCATGGTGGTAGCATCTCATGAGGACTTCTTTTTGGAAAGCCAGCTCTTTGTCTTTCTGGTCAATGCTGTTGGGTGGCTTCGTTCCTCCCCTGAGTTAGCCATTGGCGTGCACTCGTCTTTAGCACCACTGGTGAAAATCCTCGAGAGCTGCGGAATAGAGGCCAAGATTGAGCCGGAAGTGAATGACTCCCTGGGTGTTTACTGCATTGATGCCTACAATGAAACCATGACAGATAAGCTAGTCCAGTTTGTGAAACGTGGAGGGGGCTTGCTCATCGGAGGCGAGGCCTGGGATTGGGAACCCcagaatgatgatgatgatgatagagttCTGTTTGCATTTCCTGGGAATCTGGTGACCAGTGTGGCTGGTGTGTACTTCACTGACAACAAAGCAGACACAAGTTTCTTTAaagtctccaagaagatgcctaAGATACCCATCTTAGTTCG TTGTGATGAtgacctctcagaagacagagatGAGCTTCTACGTGGCATCATAGACCTGGATATCACCAACTCGGACTGCTTCCCATCCCAGTTACTAGTGCATGGGTCTTTAGCTTTTCCTGTGGGGCTAGATACCTACCATGGCTGTGTGATAGCTGCTGCACGCTATGGCCGGGGTCGGGTGGTTGTAACTGGTCACAAGGTATTATTCACTGTGGGTAAACTCGGCCCCTTTTTACTCAATGCTGTCCGCTGGCTGGATGGTGGCCGCAGAGGCAAGATTGTGGTGCAGACAGAGCTGAGAACACTAAGTGGTCTGCTCGCAGTAGGGGGTATAGACACCAGCATTGAGCCCCACCTAACCAGGGATGCAAGTGTCTACTGCTTCGAACCCACGAGCGATGTGGGGATTAAGGAACTACAGGAGTTTGTAGCAGAGGGTGGTGGGCTGTTTGTTGGAACCCAAGCCTGGTGGTGGGCTTTTAAGAACCCAGGAGTGTCCCCTCTGGCTCGATTCCCAGGAAACCTGCTCCTCAACGCCTTTGGTATCAGCATCACAAGCCAAAGCCTCAATCCAGGACCTTTCCATATCCCTAAAGCAGGAAAAAGAATCTATCACTTCCGCTCTACCCTAGCAGAGTTCCAGATGATAATGGGCAGGAAGAGAGGGAATGTGGAGAAGGGCTGGCTAGCCAAGCTGGGCCCAGATGGGGCAACTTTCCTGCAGATTCCTGCAGAGGAGGTCCCTGCTTACATGTCTGTACACAGACTCCTGCGGAAGCTGATGAGCCGCTATCGGCTTCCAGTGGCAACCAGAGAGAACCCGATCATCAATGACTGTTGTAGGGGGGCCATGCTTTCCCTGGCCACAGGTCTGGCCAACTCTGGAAGTGACCTCTCACTGCTGATCCCAGAAATTGAAGACGCGTACAGCAGCCGCTACCTGCGCCCCTCACCGTCTCCCATCACCGTGAAGGTCAACTGCAACAATCCAG GGACTCGATACTGCTGGATGAGCACTGGACTCTATGTACCTGGAAGGCAAGTCATAGAAGTCTCCTTGCCTGCAAGCGCTGTCTCTGCTGATCTGAAG ATACAAATTGGCTGTCATACTGATGACCTGTCCAGGGCCAGCAAACTGTTCCGAGGCCCCCTGGTGATTAACCGGTGTTGCTTGGACAAACCCACGAAATCGGTCTCCTGCCTCTGGGGTGGTCTCCTCTATATCATTGTGCCTCAGCATAGCAAACTGGGTTCTGTGCCCTTCATTGTGAAGGGGGCTGTTCGTGCTCCATTCTACAAGCTAG GGGAGACATCCAAGGAAGTATGGAAGCGGCGTCTCCTGGAATATCCAGGTCCGTGGGGAGAACTGGCCACTAAGAACATCATCCTGACTGTGCCCACTGCAAATCTTCGAACTCTGGAGAATCCTGAGCCACTGCTCCGCCTCTGGGATGAGATGATGCAGGCTGTGGCTAAGCTGGGAGGCGAGTCCTTCCCTTTGCGTCTGCCACAGAGGATAGTGGCTGATGTTCAGATCTCAGTAG GCTGGATGCATGCAGGGTACCCCATCATGTGCCATCTGGAGTCAGTGCAGGAACTCATCAGTGAGAAGCTCATCCGGACCAAGGGGCTGTGGGGTCTTGTGCATGAGCTGGGCCGCaaccagcagaggcaggagtgggagttCCCCCCACATTCTACGGAAGCCACATGCAACCTGTGGTGTGTTTACGTGCATGAAACGGTCCTGGGCATACCTCGAAGCCGTGCCAATATTGCACTATGGCCCCCTGTTCGGGAGAAGAGAGTACGAATCTACTTGAGCAAGGGACCCAGTGTGAAAAATTGGAATGCCTGGACTGCGTTGGAAACATACCTACAG CTCCAAGAGGCCTTTGGTTGGGAGCCATTTATTCGTCTCTTCACTGAGTACAGAAACCACACGATAAGCTCGCCCACAGACAATGTCGACAAAATGAATCTATGGGTCAAGATGTTCTCCCAGAAAGTGCAGAAGAATCTGGCTCCATTCTTTGAGGCCTGGGGCTGGCCTATCCAGAAGGAAGTAGCTACAAGCTTAGCCTCCCTGCctgaatggaaagaaaatataatgaaattgtACATCCTCACACAGATGTAA
- the LOC127678557 gene encoding TRPM8 channel-associated factor 1 isoform X1, which translates to MATPSAAFEALMNGVTSWDIPKDSVPCELLLIGEASFPIMVNDVGQVLIAASTYGRGRMVVASHEDFFLESQLFVFLVNAVGWLRSSPELAIGVHSSLAPLVKILESCGIEAKIEPEVNDSLGVYCIDAYNETMTDKLVQFVKRGGGLLIGGEAWDWEPQNDDDDDRVLFAFPGNLVTSVAGVYFTDNKADTSFFKVSKKMPKIPILVRCDDDLSEDRDELLRGIIDLDITNSDCFPSQLLVHGSLAFPVGLDTYHGCVIAAARYGRGRVVVTGHKVLFTVGKLGPFLLNAVRWLDGGRRGKIVVQTELRTLSGLLAVGGIDTSIEPHLTRDASVYCFEPTSDVGIKELQEFVAEGGGLFVGTQAWWWAFKNPGVSPLARFPGNLLLNAFGISITSQSLNPGPFHIPKAGKRIYHFRSTLAEFQMIMGRKRGNVEKGWLAKLGPDGATFLQIPAEEVPAYMSVHRLLRKLMSRYRLPVATRENPIINDCCRGAMLSLATGLANSGSDLSLLIPEIEDAYSSRYLRPSPSPITVKVNCNNPGTRYCWMSTGLYVPGRQVIEVSLPASAVSADLKIQIGCHTDDLSRASKLFRGPLVINRCCLDKPTKSVSCLWGGLLYIIVPQHSKLGSVPFIVKGAVRAPFYKLGETSKEVWKRRLLEYPGPWGELATKNIILTVPTANLRTLENPEPLLRLWDEMMQAVAKLGGESFPLRLPQRIVADVQISVGWMHAGYPIMCHLESVQELISEKLIRTKGLWGLVHELGRNQQRQEWEFPPHSTEATCNLWCVYVHETVLGIPRSRANIALWPPVREKRVRIYLSKGPSVKNWNAWTALETYLQLQEAFGWEPFIRLFTEYRNHTISSPTDNVDKMNLWVKMFSQKVQKNLAPFFEAWGWPIQKEVATSLASLPEWKENIMKLYILTQMPRLT; encoded by the exons ATGGCAACTCCCTCAGCTGCCTTTGAGGCCCTTATGAATGGAGTAACAAGTTGGGATATCCCCAAGGATTCTGTTCCATGTGAACTTCTTCTTATTGGAGAGGCTTCATTTCCTATAATGGTGAATGACGTGGGCCAGGTCCTCATTGCTGCCTCTACCTATGGTAGAGGTCGCATGGTGGTAGCATCTCATGAGGACTTCTTTTTGGAAAGCCAGCTCTTTGTCTTTCTGGTCAATGCTGTTGGGTGGCTTCGTTCCTCCCCTGAGTTAGCCATTGGCGTGCACTCGTCTTTAGCACCACTGGTGAAAATCCTCGAGAGCTGCGGAATAGAGGCCAAGATTGAGCCGGAAGTGAATGACTCCCTGGGTGTTTACTGCATTGATGCCTACAATGAAACCATGACAGATAAGCTAGTCCAGTTTGTGAAACGTGGAGGGGGCTTGCTCATCGGAGGCGAGGCCTGGGATTGGGAACCCcagaatgatgatgatgatgatagagttCTGTTTGCATTTCCTGGGAATCTGGTGACCAGTGTGGCTGGTGTGTACTTCACTGACAACAAAGCAGACACAAGTTTCTTTAaagtctccaagaagatgcctaAGATACCCATCTTAGTTCG TTGTGATGAtgacctctcagaagacagagatGAGCTTCTACGTGGCATCATAGACCTGGATATCACCAACTCGGACTGCTTCCCATCCCAGTTACTAGTGCATGGGTCTTTAGCTTTTCCTGTGGGGCTAGATACCTACCATGGCTGTGTGATAGCTGCTGCACGCTATGGCCGGGGTCGGGTGGTTGTAACTGGTCACAAGGTATTATTCACTGTGGGTAAACTCGGCCCCTTTTTACTCAATGCTGTCCGCTGGCTGGATGGTGGCCGCAGAGGCAAGATTGTGGTGCAGACAGAGCTGAGAACACTAAGTGGTCTGCTCGCAGTAGGGGGTATAGACACCAGCATTGAGCCCCACCTAACCAGGGATGCAAGTGTCTACTGCTTCGAACCCACGAGCGATGTGGGGATTAAGGAACTACAGGAGTTTGTAGCAGAGGGTGGTGGGCTGTTTGTTGGAACCCAAGCCTGGTGGTGGGCTTTTAAGAACCCAGGAGTGTCCCCTCTGGCTCGATTCCCAGGAAACCTGCTCCTCAACGCCTTTGGTATCAGCATCACAAGCCAAAGCCTCAATCCAGGACCTTTCCATATCCCTAAAGCAGGAAAAAGAATCTATCACTTCCGCTCTACCCTAGCAGAGTTCCAGATGATAATGGGCAGGAAGAGAGGGAATGTGGAGAAGGGCTGGCTAGCCAAGCTGGGCCCAGATGGGGCAACTTTCCTGCAGATTCCTGCAGAGGAGGTCCCTGCTTACATGTCTGTACACAGACTCCTGCGGAAGCTGATGAGCCGCTATCGGCTTCCAGTGGCAACCAGAGAGAACCCGATCATCAATGACTGTTGTAGGGGGGCCATGCTTTCCCTGGCCACAGGTCTGGCCAACTCTGGAAGTGACCTCTCACTGCTGATCCCAGAAATTGAAGACGCGTACAGCAGCCGCTACCTGCGCCCCTCACCGTCTCCCATCACCGTGAAGGTCAACTGCAACAATCCAG GGACTCGATACTGCTGGATGAGCACTGGACTCTATGTACCTGGAAGGCAAGTCATAGAAGTCTCCTTGCCTGCAAGCGCTGTCTCTGCTGATCTGAAG ATACAAATTGGCTGTCATACTGATGACCTGTCCAGGGCCAGCAAACTGTTCCGAGGCCCCCTGGTGATTAACCGGTGTTGCTTGGACAAACCCACGAAATCGGTCTCCTGCCTCTGGGGTGGTCTCCTCTATATCATTGTGCCTCAGCATAGCAAACTGGGTTCTGTGCCCTTCATTGTGAAGGGGGCTGTTCGTGCTCCATTCTACAAGCTAG GGGAGACATCCAAGGAAGTATGGAAGCGGCGTCTCCTGGAATATCCAGGTCCGTGGGGAGAACTGGCCACTAAGAACATCATCCTGACTGTGCCCACTGCAAATCTTCGAACTCTGGAGAATCCTGAGCCACTGCTCCGCCTCTGGGATGAGATGATGCAGGCTGTGGCTAAGCTGGGAGGCGAGTCCTTCCCTTTGCGTCTGCCACAGAGGATAGTGGCTGATGTTCAGATCTCAGTAG GCTGGATGCATGCAGGGTACCCCATCATGTGCCATCTGGAGTCAGTGCAGGAACTCATCAGTGAGAAGCTCATCCGGACCAAGGGGCTGTGGGGTCTTGTGCATGAGCTGGGCCGCaaccagcagaggcaggagtgggagttCCCCCCACATTCTACGGAAGCCACATGCAACCTGTGGTGTGTTTACGTGCATGAAACGGTCCTGGGCATACCTCGAAGCCGTGCCAATATTGCACTATGGCCCCCTGTTCGGGAGAAGAGAGTACGAATCTACTTGAGCAAGGGACCCAGTGTGAAAAATTGGAATGCCTGGACTGCGTTGGAAACATACCTACAG CTCCAAGAGGCCTTTGGTTGGGAGCCATTTATTCGTCTCTTCACTGAGTACAGAAACCACACGATAAGCTCGCCCACAGACAATGTCGACAAAATGAATCTATGGGTCAAGATGTTCTCCCAGAAAGTGCAGAAGAATCTGGCTCCATTCTTTGAGGCCTGGGGCTGGCCTATCCAGAAGGAAGTAGCTACAAGCTTAGCCTCCCTGCctgaatggaaagaaaatataatgaaattgtACATCCTCACACAGAT gCCACGCCTAACCTGA